One genomic region from Conexibacter woesei DSM 14684 encodes:
- a CDS encoding RNA polymerase sigma factor — protein MVDEPTRRLDEGALRALVPQVLAGMVRRGEEFDAAEDALQEALLEALRVWPEHPPRDPRAWLTTVATRRLVDARRSEAARLRREEQTYAEPWSIATTKGDDTLFLLFCCCHPELAPASQVALTLRAVGGLTTREIADAFYVPEATMAQRISRAKRVLAGPPVRRLDQPGDLAVVLRVLYLVYTAGHTGPKTGPPAQDLAGEAIRLARQLTLATEEPEARGLLALMLLNHARLPARLDSEGRIVTLDRQDRGLWDTREIAEGVRVLQSALAVERPGRYQVEAAIAALHDDAASAEETDWPQILAWYDDLVALTDDPVRQDPAAVLGRAVAVGHVLGAAAGLRETDRLCDTIGERHRWHAVRGHLHELGGDLPAAAAAYAEAARRATNVAERDHLVRQAARTRASGSRE, from the coding sequence GTGGTCGACGAGCCGACGCGACGGCTGGACGAGGGCGCGCTGCGCGCTCTCGTCCCGCAGGTGCTCGCGGGGATGGTCCGGCGCGGCGAGGAGTTCGACGCCGCCGAGGACGCGCTCCAAGAGGCGCTGCTGGAGGCGCTGCGGGTGTGGCCCGAGCACCCGCCGCGCGATCCGCGCGCGTGGCTGACGACGGTCGCCACGCGGCGGCTCGTCGACGCGCGCCGTAGCGAGGCCGCCCGGCTGCGCCGCGAGGAGCAGACGTACGCCGAGCCGTGGTCCATCGCGACGACGAAGGGCGACGACACCCTCTTCCTGCTGTTCTGCTGCTGTCACCCGGAGCTCGCGCCCGCTTCCCAGGTGGCGCTGACCCTGCGCGCCGTCGGCGGTCTCACGACACGGGAGATCGCCGACGCCTTCTACGTGCCGGAGGCGACGATGGCGCAGCGGATCAGCCGGGCCAAGCGGGTCCTGGCCGGCCCGCCCGTTCGTCGCCTGGACCAGCCCGGCGACCTCGCCGTCGTGCTGCGCGTGCTCTACCTCGTCTATACGGCCGGTCACACCGGCCCCAAGACCGGCCCGCCCGCCCAGGACCTGGCCGGCGAGGCGATCCGGCTCGCCCGCCAGCTCACCCTCGCCACCGAGGAGCCGGAGGCGCGCGGGCTGCTCGCGCTGATGCTCCTCAACCACGCCCGGCTGCCAGCGCGGCTCGACTCGGAGGGTCGCATCGTCACGCTCGACCGGCAGGACCGCGGCCTGTGGGACACCCGCGAGATCGCCGAGGGCGTGCGCGTCCTGCAGTCGGCGCTGGCCGTCGAGCGCCCGGGCCGCTACCAGGTCGAGGCCGCGATCGCGGCCCTCCACGACGACGCGGCGAGCGCCGAGGAGACCGACTGGCCGCAGATCCTCGCCTGGTACGACGACCTCGTCGCGCTCACCGACGACCCAGTGCGCCAGGACCCCGCCGCCGTGCTCGGGCGCGCCGTCGCGGTCGGCCACGTCCTCGGCGCTGCCGCGGGGCTGCGCGAGACCGACCGGCTGTGCGACACGATCGGCGAGCGGCACCGCTGGCACGCCGTCCGCGGCCATCTGCACGAGCTGGGCGGCGACCTCCCTGCGGCCGCGGCGGCCTACGCCGAGGCCGCCCGCCGGGCCACGAACGTCGCCGAGCGCGACCACCTGGTCCGCCAGGCCGCCCGCACGAGGGCCTCAGGGTCGAGGGAATGA
- a CDS encoding YciI family protein produces MPKYLLLKHYRGGPQPHLPCPPMDQWAPEDVEAHIAFQRHVCELLEQSGEYVEAQALTPARTWVRYGGPDAAPVTTDGPLPETSDLVAGWFMIDVESHERAVEVAAYVSSEPGPGGEPLYEWIDVREVMSGAPAAD; encoded by the coding sequence ATGCCCAAGTACCTGCTCCTCAAGCACTACCGCGGCGGACCGCAGCCGCACCTTCCCTGCCCCCCGATGGACCAGTGGGCGCCCGAGGACGTGGAGGCGCACATCGCCTTCCAACGGCACGTCTGCGAGCTGCTGGAGCAGAGCGGCGAGTACGTCGAAGCACAGGCGCTCACGCCGGCACGCACCTGGGTGCGCTACGGCGGCCCGGACGCCGCGCCGGTCACCACCGACGGCCCGCTGCCCGAGACCAGCGACCTGGTCGCCGGCTGGTTCATGATCGACGTCGAGTCGCACGAGCGCGCGGTCGAGGTGGCGGCGTACGTCTCCTCCGAGCCCGGCCCGGGCGGGGAGCCGCTGTACGAGTGGATCGACGTCCGGGAGGTCATGTCCGGGGCGCCGGCGGCGGACTGA
- a CDS encoding SRPBCC family protein translates to MTDTTTLRIERTFRAPADAVFDAWTSEEVIRRWWHGEHHWETTEAEVDLRVGGVVRVVMRDPGEDVEYGGGGRYTEIERPTRLAFTWLWDYNPTRQLIELDFEETDGVTTVRFTHRDLWDEEAVRSHRDGWGKAFDNLERALAGG, encoded by the coding sequence GTGACCGACACGACGACGCTGCGCATCGAGCGCACGTTCCGTGCGCCCGCCGACGCGGTCTTCGACGCGTGGACCAGCGAGGAGGTGATCCGGCGCTGGTGGCACGGCGAGCACCACTGGGAGACGACCGAGGCCGAGGTCGACCTGCGCGTCGGCGGCGTCGTGCGCGTGGTGATGCGCGACCCCGGCGAGGACGTCGAGTACGGCGGCGGCGGGCGCTACACCGAGATCGAGCGCCCGACCCGCCTCGCGTTCACGTGGCTCTGGGACTACAACCCCACGCGCCAGCTGATCGAGCTCGACTTCGAGGAGACCGACGGCGTCACCACCGTCCGCTTCACCCACCGCGACCTGTGGGACGAGGAGGCCGTCCGCTCCCACCGCGACGGCTGGGGCAAGGCGTTCGACAACCTCGAGCGCGCCCTCGCCGGCGGCTAG
- a CDS encoding nitroreductase/quinone reductase family protein: protein MPARRTLAHVRPAPPRGLRRALLRPMGARAFMAVERSLPFRLVVWRLAPRLMRLTGGRLGALLPFPAGVIETRDPRNGRPHRRVVVYFHDGDRVIVVASKGGMAGDPFWYLNALADPDVLFAGAAHRAQAVTAEDELARLWTLADQVYPPHAASRAHAARSGRTIPLVQLVPTYHPARDDRTEDPRVGRDRRADVRGVRAER, encoded by the coding sequence ATGCCCGCCCGACGCACCCTCGCCCATGTTCGGCCGGCGCCTCCGCGCGGCCTGCGCCGCGCGCTCCTGCGCCCGATGGGCGCCCGCGCCTTCATGGCGGTCGAGCGGTCGCTCCCGTTCCGCCTCGTCGTCTGGCGGCTGGCGCCGCGCCTGATGCGATTGACCGGCGGCCGGCTCGGCGCGCTGCTGCCGTTCCCCGCCGGTGTGATCGAGACCCGCGACCCGCGCAACGGCCGCCCGCACCGCCGCGTCGTCGTCTACTTCCACGACGGCGACCGCGTCATCGTCGTCGCCTCCAAGGGCGGGATGGCCGGCGACCCGTTCTGGTACCTGAACGCGCTCGCCGACCCGGACGTGCTCTTCGCGGGCGCCGCCCACCGCGCGCAAGCCGTCACCGCCGAGGACGAGCTGGCGCGGCTGTGGACGCTCGCCGACCAGGTCTATCCGCCGCACGCCGCGTCGCGCGCGCACGCCGCCCGCAGCGGCCGAACGATCCCGCTCGTGCAGCTCGTCCCCACCTATCATCCCGCGCGTGACGACCGAACGGAGGATCCGCGGGTTGGTCGTGATCGCCGCGCTGACGTTCGCGGCGTTCGGGCAGAGCGCTGA
- a CDS encoding ArsR/SmtB family transcription factor, whose translation MVNDSFKALSHPIRREIVERLAAGPATVGVATAGLGVSKPAISKHLRVLEETGVVSRVIEGRTHRLSLEPAVLSEAADWMDRQRALWGRLFDVVDEYLKEDRSQ comes from the coding sequence GTGGTTAACGATTCGTTCAAAGCGTTGTCGCACCCGATCCGCCGCGAGATCGTCGAGCGCCTCGCCGCAGGCCCGGCGACGGTCGGTGTCGCGACCGCTGGTCTGGGTGTGTCCAAGCCCGCGATCTCCAAGCACCTCAGGGTCTTGGAGGAGACCGGCGTCGTGTCGCGCGTGATCGAGGGCCGGACGCACCGGCTGTCGCTCGAGCCCGCTGTGCTCAGCGAGGCGGCCGACTGGATGGATCGCCAGCGCGCCCTCTGGGGGCGCCTGTTCGACGTCGTCGACGAGTACCTGAAGGAGGACAGATCGCAATGA
- a CDS encoding serine hydrolase domain-containing protein, with protein sequence MTTERRIRGLVVIAALTFAAFGQSAEASAGGSRTAAAVQRALDRVLPAGASGTLVAARGGETLYCKGFGMADREARVPASCDTVYDVMSMTKQFTATAVLKLQMLGKLRVTDPIGTYVGPVPADKREITVQQLLTHTSGLVEALGGDYERLSRRDMVAGALASRLRSPPGAEHHYSNVGYSLLAAIVEQASGVGYEQFLAAHLFAPAGMTRTGYVLPRWKRTRVAVEYDRQGKAHGTPFDHPWAEDGPYWNLRGNGGMLSTARDMARWDRALQGDRVLDERSKDALLRPRVREEPGSDAYYGYGWVIQQTAAGKVAWHNGGNAWSYGELTRLPDDGVMVFWVTNRNANRAARWSFERLGPKLTRGVVRAVVD encoded by the coding sequence GTGACGACCGAACGGAGGATCCGCGGGTTGGTCGTGATCGCCGCGCTGACGTTCGCGGCGTTCGGGCAGAGCGCTGAGGCGTCGGCCGGCGGCAGCCGGACCGCTGCGGCGGTCCAGCGGGCCCTCGATCGCGTCCTGCCGGCCGGCGCCAGCGGCACGCTGGTCGCCGCGCGCGGCGGCGAGACGCTGTACTGCAAGGGCTTCGGAATGGCCGACCGCGAGGCGCGCGTCCCGGCGAGCTGCGACACCGTCTACGACGTCATGTCGATGACGAAGCAGTTCACCGCGACGGCGGTCCTGAAGCTGCAGATGCTGGGCAAGCTGAGGGTCACCGACCCGATCGGGACGTACGTCGGGCCGGTGCCGGCCGACAAGCGCGAGATCACCGTGCAGCAGCTGCTCACGCACACCTCGGGGCTGGTCGAGGCGCTCGGCGGCGACTACGAGCGGCTGTCGCGCCGTGACATGGTGGCGGGGGCGCTCGCGTCCAGGCTGCGGTCGCCTCCGGGCGCCGAGCACCACTACTCGAACGTCGGGTACAGCCTCCTCGCCGCGATCGTCGAGCAGGCCTCCGGCGTGGGCTACGAACAGTTCCTCGCCGCGCACCTCTTCGCGCCGGCCGGGATGACGCGGACCGGCTACGTGCTGCCGCGCTGGAAGAGGACCCGGGTCGCGGTCGAGTACGACCGGCAAGGCAAGGCGCACGGCACGCCGTTCGACCATCCCTGGGCGGAGGATGGGCCCTACTGGAACCTGCGCGGAAACGGCGGCATGCTCTCGACCGCCCGCGACATGGCGCGCTGGGACCGGGCGTTGCAGGGCGACAGGGTCCTCGATGAGCGCTCCAAGGACGCGCTGCTCAGACCTCGCGTGCGCGAGGAGCCGGGCAGCGACGCCTACTACGGCTACGGGTGGGTGATCCAGCAGACGGCAGCGGGGAAGGTCGCGTGGCACAACGGCGGCAACGCCTGGTCCTACGGCGAGCTGACGCGCCTCCCGGACGACGGGGTGATGGTGTTCTGGGTCACCAACCGCAACGCGAACCGCGCTGCGAGATGGAGCTTCGAACGGCTGGGCCCGAAGCTCACGCGCGGCGTCGTGCGCGCCGTCGTCGACTAG
- a CDS encoding MFS transporter: MPTRTTAPGAPEMRERHALAAASLTNGPTELIDFLLPLWAGVALGASATEVGVLVALEMAVSLIVRPPAGVLADRRERRVVAGLGALLLGLACVGYAVAGSLVVACAAAAVGGVGGALLWVPLRAIAGERLAEDSTVYPRLMAARETGTWVAFVGGLTLLSAIDFTGLFLACAAACAIGAGLLFASPSRAVGGASDASGTAGADAAGFGLGPVGRRLRPMLLAVIVTMTAEAAIGMLLLLHLQRGFDLEIMEIAYVFLPGAIVMSVLPERLHGLVLRFGRTRVLAAASVASALFALSLAWAPSPAAIAVLWVLSGVAWAAVMPIQEAVVAEASGERVGRGMGLYESAAMTGGLLGALAAGVLYDASSWEAACVVAAAVILSGAVIVPRSVRALGVADVPVETAAPVAPPAAAPAAPPAAPAAAPPAAPAAAPAAPAAAPAAPAAAPAAPAAAPAAPAAAPAAPAVAHARARLRELGQHAALFVAVQVALVVVELSWLLDLATGDSSLLNGAGAPDGTGGAIHGAGRVWTFVLLVDVAWSLVVLTRARTRSAAGRRSV; encoded by the coding sequence GTGCCGACGCGCACGACAGCGCCGGGGGCGCCCGAGATGCGGGAGCGGCACGCGCTCGCCGCCGCTTCGTTGACGAACGGCCCGACCGAGCTGATCGACTTCCTGCTGCCGTTGTGGGCGGGCGTCGCGCTCGGCGCCAGCGCGACCGAGGTCGGCGTGCTCGTCGCACTGGAGATGGCCGTCTCGCTGATCGTGCGGCCGCCGGCGGGCGTCCTCGCCGACCGCCGCGAGCGGCGCGTCGTCGCCGGGCTCGGCGCGCTGCTGCTCGGGCTCGCGTGCGTCGGCTACGCCGTCGCGGGATCGCTGGTGGTCGCGTGCGCGGCCGCGGCGGTCGGCGGCGTCGGCGGCGCGCTGCTGTGGGTCCCGCTGCGCGCGATCGCCGGCGAGCGGCTGGCCGAGGACTCGACCGTCTACCCGCGCCTGATGGCGGCGCGCGAGACCGGCACGTGGGTCGCGTTCGTCGGCGGGCTGACGCTGCTGAGCGCGATCGACTTCACCGGCCTCTTCCTCGCGTGCGCCGCGGCCTGCGCGATCGGCGCCGGCCTCCTCTTCGCGAGCCCGTCCCGCGCGGTCGGCGGCGCGTCCGACGCGAGCGGGACCGCCGGCGCCGACGCGGCCGGGTTCGGGCTCGGGCCGGTCGGCCGGCGGCTGCGGCCGATGCTGCTCGCCGTCATCGTGACGATGACGGCCGAGGCGGCGATCGGGATGCTCCTGCTGCTGCACCTGCAACGCGGCTTCGACCTGGAGATCATGGAGATCGCGTACGTCTTCCTGCCGGGCGCGATCGTGATGAGCGTCCTGCCAGAGCGGCTCCACGGGCTCGTGCTGCGGTTCGGACGCACGCGCGTGCTCGCGGCCGCGTCGGTCGCCAGCGCGCTGTTCGCGCTGAGTCTCGCGTGGGCTCCGAGCCCCGCCGCGATCGCCGTGCTGTGGGTCCTGAGCGGCGTTGCGTGGGCGGCGGTGATGCCGATCCAGGAGGCGGTCGTAGCGGAGGCGTCTGGCGAGCGGGTCGGCCGCGGGATGGGCTTGTACGAGTCGGCCGCGATGACCGGCGGGCTCCTCGGCGCGCTCGCGGCCGGGGTGCTCTACGACGCCAGCTCGTGGGAGGCGGCCTGCGTCGTCGCGGCGGCGGTGATCCTGTCCGGCGCCGTGATCGTCCCCCGCTCCGTGCGCGCGCTCGGCGTAGCCGACGTGCCGGTCGAGACCGCGGCGCCCGTCGCCCCACCGGCCGCCGCGCCCGCCGCCCCGCCGGCCGCGCCCGCCGCCGCGCCGCCGGCCGCGCCCGCCGCCGCGCCGGCCGCGCCCGCCGCCGCGCCGGCCGCGCCCGCCGCCGCGCCGGCCGCGCCCGCGGCCGCGCCGGCCGCGCCCGCGGCCGCGCCGGCCGCGCCCGCCGTCGCCCATGCACGTGCACGCCTGCGCGAGCTGGGTCAGCACGCGGCGCTGTTCGTCGCGGTCCAGGTCGCGCTGGTGGTCGTCGAGCTGTCATGGCTGCTCGACCTGGCGACCGGCGACAGCTCGCTGCTGAACGGCGCCGGCGCGCCCGACGGCACCGGTGGAGCGATCCACGGCGCGGGCCGCGTCTGGACCTTCGTCCTGCTGGTCGACGTCGCCTGGTCGCTCGTCGTGCTCACCCGCGCGCGTACGCGCTCGGCGGCTGGCCGACGTAGCGTGTGA
- a CDS encoding DUF899 domain-containing protein, producing the protein MNAPPVVSPQEWAAAREQLLVREKEHTRARDALAAERRRMPMMAVEQEYVFDGPDGRASLLDLFDGRRQLIVYRYFYEPGVHGWPEHGCPGCSFLADQVAHLSHLNARDTTLAFVSRAPQPDIERWKARMGWEIPWYTLTDGFDADFGVDEWHGTNAFLRDGDKVFRTYFVNNRGDEAMGSTWSYLDLTALGRQEEWEDSPEGYPQSPPYQWWKLHDRYGDAA; encoded by the coding sequence ATGAACGCCCCACCGGTCGTGTCACCGCAGGAGTGGGCCGCCGCCCGCGAGCAGCTGCTGGTGAGAGAGAAGGAGCACACGCGCGCCCGCGACGCGCTGGCCGCCGAGCGCCGCCGCATGCCGATGATGGCCGTCGAGCAGGAGTACGTCTTCGACGGCCCCGACGGCCGCGCGAGCCTGCTCGACCTGTTCGACGGCCGCCGCCAGCTGATCGTCTATCGCTACTTCTACGAGCCCGGCGTGCACGGCTGGCCCGAGCACGGCTGCCCCGGCTGCTCGTTCCTCGCCGACCAGGTCGCGCACCTCTCGCACCTGAACGCGCGCGACACGACGCTCGCGTTCGTCTCGCGCGCACCGCAGCCGGACATCGAGCGCTGGAAGGCGCGGATGGGCTGGGAGATCCCCTGGTACACCCTGACGGACGGCTTCGACGCCGACTTCGGCGTCGACGAGTGGCACGGCACGAACGCCTTCCTGCGCGACGGCGACAAGGTCTTCCGCACCTACTTCGTCAACAACCGCGGCGACGAGGCGATGGGGAGCACCTGGAGCTATCTCGACCTCACGGCGCTCGGGCGCCAGGAGGAGTGGGAGGACTCGCCGGAGGGCTACCCGCAGTCGCCGCCCTACCAGTGGTGGAAGCTGCACGACAGATACGGCGACGCGGCGTGA
- a CDS encoding OmpA family protein, translating to MRLGATAVALAALTLPAATAQAAAWAVSATADTPVGQACPTFTGCSLREAITSANANPGPDSILVTAGTYVLANGELPVTDELTMARVGASAATIDANGLSRVLSIAPSAGSVELRHMTFRRGVVSGSDYGGAIRAGGVDLTLEGMRFEANTAESATTAAGGAIYFQGGGTLSISGGAFGSNSARATGIHGADGGAIMFDSAGTLTIDGTTFDGNSTSSTGSVAGGGAIRTGPATVSLTDVRLTGNAVTGRGAAGGAIRVFGAGALTLTATTADANSATSTSGIAIGGAISVTMGTATIVRSTLDGNSVSSPLSGVGDARGGALHANGTALVHSSTLTRNSVVSSDPAAARGAALAGDSGSGTFTIAGSIVAGNGPLSAGDCGVAASFVDGGYNLLGTGGSCTAGPTSIGSDDPELAPLAAVRGQWVALPAFGGPAVDLGPALGCADATDQLGTARPQLAGCDAGAVELAPPPLPNTTITDEPPSISGPNVQFSFSGVSVTGFECSLDAAAFAPCTSPLTLTGLGDGAHELAVRGVNGPPRQVDPTPATYSWTVDTTAPPKPTIIAAPPAQSSETNATVVFAGEPDGSFACALDGGAWRPCVSPVRFDGLAVGAHTIAVRQTDVAGHTGPAAEVAFAVTEPARPEPQPRAEPQPVAQPQPRTDPAPQPQTQPQPRAEPAPPARPAPPPRRATLVSPPTAVARGARLTVGCALDRGALRRCAVDVLVATGGGRGGTRGTLRRVGHGLATFTDDARRGAVQLRLDARGRRAVARLGGAKLTLRLRATAADGTRLRTVRTLVVRPPSVLVIPSDGQFATDSARLLPAGVRHLRRVAADLDGARSIRSVGHTDARGDATANRALGRARAAAVCAVLRRAGVRARLPVASAGESRPRADDATPAGRALNRRVELVVAY from the coding sequence ATGCGCCTGGGCGCCACGGCCGTGGCGCTCGCCGCGCTGACGCTCCCCGCCGCGACCGCCCAGGCAGCCGCCTGGGCGGTGAGCGCCACCGCCGACACGCCGGTCGGGCAGGCCTGCCCGACCTTCACCGGCTGCTCGCTGCGCGAGGCGATCACGAGCGCGAACGCGAACCCCGGGCCCGACAGCATCCTCGTCACCGCCGGAACCTACGTGCTGGCCAACGGCGAGCTTCCGGTCACCGACGAGCTGACGATGGCGCGCGTCGGGGCGAGCGCCGCGACGATCGACGCGAACGGCCTCTCGCGCGTGCTGTCGATCGCGCCGTCCGCCGGCAGCGTGGAACTGCGGCATATGACCTTCCGGAGAGGCGTCGTGAGCGGCTCCGACTACGGCGGGGCGATCCGCGCCGGCGGCGTCGACCTCACGCTCGAGGGGATGCGCTTCGAGGCCAACACGGCCGAGAGCGCCACCACCGCGGCGGGCGGCGCGATCTACTTCCAAGGCGGCGGAACGCTCTCGATCAGCGGCGGCGCGTTCGGCTCCAACAGCGCGCGGGCGACGGGCATCCACGGGGCTGACGGCGGGGCGATCATGTTCGACTCCGCCGGCACGCTCACGATCGACGGCACGACCTTCGACGGCAACAGCACCAGCTCGACGGGCTCGGTCGCGGGCGGCGGGGCGATCCGCACGGGCCCCGCGACCGTGTCGCTGACCGACGTGCGTCTCACCGGCAACGCCGTCACAGGCAGAGGCGCGGCAGGTGGCGCGATCCGCGTCTTCGGCGCTGGTGCGCTCACGTTGACGGCGACGACCGCGGACGCCAACTCGGCGACCTCGACGTCGGGCATCGCGATCGGCGGGGCGATCTCGGTCACCATGGGCACGGCGACGATCGTGCGCTCGACGCTCGACGGCAACAGTGTCTCCAGCCCCCTGTCCGGCGTCGGGGACGCGCGCGGCGGCGCGCTGCACGCGAACGGGACCGCGCTGGTCCACAGCAGCACGCTCACGCGCAACAGCGTCGTTTCGAGCGACCCGGCGGCCGCCCGCGGCGCCGCGCTCGCGGGCGACAGCGGCAGCGGCACGTTCACGATCGCCGGCTCGATCGTGGCGGGCAACGGGCCGCTGAGCGCAGGCGACTGCGGCGTTGCCGCCTCGTTCGTGGACGGCGGCTACAACCTGCTCGGAACCGGCGGGAGCTGCACCGCCGGGCCGACGAGCATCGGATCCGACGACCCCGAACTCGCGCCGCTGGCGGCGGTCAGAGGGCAGTGGGTCGCGCTGCCCGCCTTCGGCGGCCCCGCGGTCGACCTCGGCCCGGCGCTCGGCTGCGCCGACGCGACCGACCAGCTCGGGACGGCGCGGCCGCAGCTCGCCGGATGCGACGCGGGCGCGGTCGAGCTCGCGCCGCCGCCGCTGCCCAACACGACGATCACCGACGAGCCTCCGTCGATCTCGGGGCCGAACGTGCAGTTCTCGTTCTCAGGCGTCTCCGTGACCGGGTTCGAGTGCAGCCTCGACGCCGCCGCGTTCGCGCCGTGCACGTCGCCGCTGACGCTGACCGGGCTCGGCGACGGCGCGCACGAGCTGGCGGTGCGAGGCGTCAACGGCCCGCCGCGGCAGGTCGACCCGACCCCCGCGACGTACAGCTGGACGGTCGACACGACCGCACCGCCCAAGCCGACGATCATCGCCGCCCCGCCGGCACAGTCGAGCGAGACGAATGCGACGGTCGTCTTCGCGGGCGAGCCGGACGGCTCGTTCGCGTGCGCGCTCGACGGCGGCGCGTGGAGACCGTGCGTCAGCCCGGTGCGCTTCGACGGCCTGGCGGTCGGCGCCCACACGATCGCCGTGCGGCAGACCGACGTCGCAGGCCACACCGGTCCCGCGGCGGAGGTCGCGTTCGCGGTGACCGAGCCGGCGAGACCGGAGCCACAGCCGAGAGCAGAGCCGCAGCCGGTGGCGCAGCCGCAACCGAGGACCGATCCGGCGCCGCAACCGCAGACGCAACCGCAACCGAGAGCAGAGCCCGCGCCGCCGGCGAGACCCGCGCCGCCCCCGCGCCGCGCGACGCTCGTCTCGCCCCCGACGGCGGTCGCCCGCGGCGCGCGTCTGACGGTCGGCTGTGCGCTCGACCGCGGCGCCCTGCGCCGCTGCGCGGTCGACGTGCTCGTCGCGACCGGCGGCGGCAGAGGCGGCACACGCGGCACGCTGCGGAGAGTCGGCCACGGCCTCGCGACGTTCACGGACGACGCGCGGCGCGGCGCGGTGCAGCTGCGGCTCGACGCGCGCGGGCGTCGTGCGGTCGCGCGGCTCGGCGGTGCGAAGCTGACGCTGCGGCTGCGCGCGACGGCAGCCGACGGCACGCGGCTGCGGACCGTGCGGACGCTCGTGGTGCGGCCGCCTTCCGTGCTCGTGATCCCGTCGGACGGGCAGTTCGCGACCGACTCGGCGCGGCTGCTGCCGGCCGGCGTACGCCACCTGCGCCGGGTCGCCGCCGACCTCGACGGCGCGCGCTCGATCCGCAGCGTCGGCCACACCGACGCGCGCGGCGACGCCACCGCGAACCGCGCGCTCGGCCGCGCCCGCGCCGCGGCCGTCTGCGCCGTGCTGCGCCGCGCCGGCGTCCGTGCGCGGCTGCCGGTCGCGAGCGCCGGCGAGTCCCGCCCGCGTGCCGACGACGCCACCCCTGCCGGCCGCGCGCTCAACCGCCGCGTCGAGCTGGTCGTCGCCTACTGA
- the sigJ gene encoding RNA polymerase sigma factor SigJ has protein sequence MTHDVFAAHRPRLLGVAYGILGELPEAEDVVQDAWLRWQAADRDEVRDATGFLITTTTRLAIDRLRSARARRETYVGTWLPDPLVSDPDDPDDPAVAAIEAERLSVALLVALERLNPVERAVLVLRDAFDLEYAEIADALQLSPGNARQIAKRARDRIGDDARRRPIAPEEQQRLLVAFMAAAHAGDVDVLRELLAADAIQFSDGGGHGNVARTPIAGAEQIARFYAGVRRTGAMPRDLVPQLVRVNGEIGVRLTSRAAGQYAITLLDVADGRIVAIRNFANPARFAGDRTGDRPGG, from the coding sequence GTGACGCACGACGTCTTCGCCGCTCATCGCCCGCGCCTGCTCGGCGTCGCCTACGGGATCCTCGGAGAGCTGCCGGAGGCCGAGGACGTCGTGCAGGACGCGTGGCTGCGCTGGCAGGCGGCGGATCGCGACGAGGTGCGCGACGCGACGGGCTTCCTCATCACCACGACGACACGGCTGGCGATCGACCGGCTGCGCTCGGCGCGCGCACGGCGCGAGACGTACGTCGGGACGTGGCTGCCCGATCCGCTCGTGTCCGATCCGGACGATCCGGACGATCCGGCGGTTGCGGCGATCGAGGCCGAGCGGCTGAGCGTCGCGCTGCTGGTCGCGCTGGAGCGGCTCAACCCGGTCGAGCGCGCTGTGCTCGTCCTGCGCGACGCCTTCGACCTCGAGTACGCCGAGATCGCCGACGCGCTGCAGCTCTCGCCGGGCAACGCGCGTCAGATCGCCAAGCGGGCCCGCGACCGCATCGGCGACGACGCCCGCCGCAGGCCGATCGCGCCGGAGGAGCAGCAGCGGCTGCTCGTCGCGTTCATGGCCGCCGCCCACGCCGGCGACGTCGACGTGCTGCGCGAGCTGCTCGCCGCCGACGCGATCCAGTTCTCCGACGGTGGCGGCCACGGGAACGTCGCCCGCACGCCGATCGCGGGCGCCGAGCAGATCGCGCGCTTCTACGCCGGCGTGCGCCGCACCGGTGCGATGCCGCGCGACCTCGTCCCGCAGCTCGTACGCGTCAACGGCGAGATCGGCGTGCGCCTCACGAGCCGCGCGGCCGGCCAGTACGCGATCACGCTGCTGGACGTCGCCGACGGGCGGATCGTCGCGATCCGCAACTTCGCCAACCCCGCCCGCTTCGCCGGCGACCGAACCGGTGACCGGCCCGGCGGCTGA